CAGCGTGGCGAGCGCGGAGATAATATCTTCACGTCCCTGAATCTGTCCGAAATGACTCTCCATTCCCCACAGTGCCACGATATATGGCGCCGGTACGCCATACTGCTGGCTGGCGCTTGCCAGCTCGCTTTGATATTGCTGATAACGGCTCCGGCCCTGCTCGATCTTTTTCGGCGTGATGACGCGCGCCAGATAATCATCAAGGGTAATTTTCTGTTCCGGCTGATTGCGATCGGATTTAATCACCCGGTCGACAAAACGCACGTTCGCGAACGCGCTATTTAACGTCTCTTCATTAATGCCCTGCTGGCGCGCCTGCGCTTTTAGCTGCTCGACGTAAGCGGGAAACTCTGCCGGATCGCGTCCCTGCTGCGCCAGCGTGGTGTTGCCGGCAGGCGCTCTGAGAAAGCCGCCGCTTTTGGTTGCGCCCGCGGAAGCGGCGGGCGTAGAGGTAGCAGGCGCTGACGAGACGCTATTTTTACTGGCGCATCCTGCCAACATTATTGTCAGTAACGTCGCGCTCAGGGCATTTAGCTTCATATCAGGTCCTTATTAATCAATTGAAAATCGCCGGAAATAAACTGAAGAATTATTCGCCAATTTATTATTTACAGATGAATCTGAATTAAGCCGGATCCTTTTTTCCCAAATGTATTTTAAGCAGATCTTCGACCGGTGGCGGAAGCTGCAAATAATAACCCTGCTCTCGCAGCGCCAGCTTTACTTTCTCAATATCCGCATTCGCCAGTTTCTTAGTGCGTTCAAGGGGTAACACCATCGCCAGCTGCGGTTTGCCAAAACCGCGCAGTAGCTCTTCCGGCACGCGGGAAAAGTCGTCTTTTTTTTCAACATAGAGATAAGTCTGATCGCGTTGAGGGCTTCTGTAGATCACACAAAACATATTTTTTACTCGAATTAAGCGGGGTGGTGACTTGCCTGAATATAGCAGTAACTATAACATGCTTGCAGTAGTTAGGAATAATGTCCCGCCTTGATTACGCGCTGGCTAAATCAGGCATAATTTAGTCGGGTTTAGACATAACAGGACTGAGCCAGGACAGATGTCGCAAACGCCAATCGAGTTTAAAGGCAGTAGTTTTACTCTGTCTGTTGTTCATTTACACCACACGCATCCCGATGTGGTTCGTCAGGCGCTTCAGGACAAAATTGATCAGGCGCCTGCCTTTCTCAAAAATGCGCCCGTGGTGCTGAATGTAGCCTCTCTGGACGGTGACGTTAACTGGAAACAGATGCAGCAGGCTATCGCGTCAACGGGGCTACGCATTGTCGGCGTCAGCGGCTGTAAAGATGAGGCGCTCAAGCGCATGATCGCGCGCGCCGGTCTGCCCATCCTGTCTGAAGGCAAAGAACAGAAGAAAAGTCCTGAGCCGGTAGCGCCAGTTGCTGTCGCGGCGCCGGAAAACGCGCTGGCTAAAACGCGCGTGGTGACCACGCCGGTGCGCTCCGGACAGCAAATTTATGCGCGTAATACCGATCTAATCGTAACAAATAGCGTCAGCGCCGGTGCCGAGCTGGTCGCCGATGGCAATATTCATATTTATGGCATGATGCGCGGTCGTGCGCTGGCTGGCGCCAGCGGCGATCGCGATTGCCAGATATTTTGTACCAGTTTATCTGCGGAGCTGGTTTCCATAGCGGGCGAGTACTGGATTATGGATCAAATTCCGACGGAATATTTTGCAAAAGCAGCGCGCCTTAGCCTAAAAGATGGCGCGCTGACAATACAGACTTTGAATTAGGCCCCTTTTTATTTATAAGGAATTCTTATATATGGCACGCATTATTGTAGTTACATCCGGCAAAGGGGGCGTTGGCAAGACCACGTCAAGCGCGGCCATTGCTACCGGTCTGGCACAGAAAGGGAAAAAAACCGTGGTGATCGATTTTGATATCGGTCTGCGTAATCTCGATCTGATTATGGGCTGTGAAAGACGCGTGGTTTATGATTTCGTCAATGTGATCCAGGGCGACGCCACGCTGAACCAGGCACTGATTAAAGACAAACGAACAGAAAACCTCTATATCCTGCCTGCTTCCCAAACGCGAGATAAAGATGCCCTGACGCGCGAAGGCGTCGAAAAAGTGCTGAATGAACTGGATAAGATGGAGTTTGACTTCGTCCTGTGCGATTCGCCCGCAGGCATTGAGACCGGCGCGCTGATGGCGCTCTATTTTGCCGATGAAGCCATTATCACCACCAACCCGGAAGTCTCTTCGGTGCGCGACTCCGATCGTATTCTGGGCATTATCGCCTCCAAATCACGCCGTGCCGAAAACGGTCAGGAGCCGGTCAAAGAGCATCTGCTGCTGACGCGTTATAACCCAGGCCGCGTGAGCCGCGGCGATATGCTGAGCATGGAAGATGTGCTGGAGATCCTGCGTATTCCGCTGGTTGGCGTAATCCCGGAAGATCAGTCGGTGCTGCGCGCTTCCAACCAGGGCGAACCCGTTATTCTGGATACCGAATCCGATGCGGGCAAAGCCTATGCCGATACCGTTGAACGGTTACTCGGTGAAGAACGCCCCTTCCGCTTCATTGAAGAAGAGAAGAAGGGATTCCTGAAACGCCTGTTCGGGGGATAAACCATGGCCTTACTCGATTTCTTTTTATCCCGTAAAAAGAACACTGCCAATATAGCCAAGGAAAGGCTGCAGATCATCGTAGCTGAACGCAGGAGGGGCGATAGCGAGCCCCATTATCTGCCGCAGCTGAAGCGCGATATTCTGGAGGTAATTTGCAAATATGTGAAGATCGATCCAGAAATGGTGACGGTCCAGCTGGACCAGCGCGGTGATGATATCTCGATACTGGAACTGAACGTGACGCTGCCGGAAATGGAAGAAGCCACGAAATGATGCGTCTCCAGTCCTGACCTTCCCCTGCCTTACGCAGGGGAACGTTTAAGCAGGCTATTGCGGATAGTCCGCTAACACCTGTTTGATTTCCTGCTCCATCAGTTCGCCACGCCATCCGCTGACCAGTTCGGGCAGCCGCTCACGCGGTTTGATTTGCCAGTGCCAGCTCAACAGCTGATTGATTTGACGGCGTGACGCCAGCAGTTCAGTACTCAGTCCGCTGCGCTCGCTTACCTCCTGCACGACCGCCTTCAGCGCTTTAAACGCCTTTTTATAGTGCGGATGATCGTTAATATTGAGCAGCATCTCCGGCAGGCTCTCTTCCGGTAACGCGTTAGCTTCATTCACCATATCCAGCAGCGTTTTGCCATGGAAACGGATTTCGTGACCGCTCAATCCTAAATGATCCAGCTCGCCCAGGGTGCCCGGCAGATAGCGCGCTACCTTCCACAGGTTCTCTTCGCGCACCACGAAATTAACCGCCATATTCTTTTCACGGGCCAGTTTCAGGCGCCAGGCTGCCATACGTTGCAATGCCGCCAGCTGACGCGGGCGCAGCAGCGAAGCATTGCTGATTTCCCGATACGCCTCCTCCGGCTGCAGCGTTTCCGTACGGCGTTGACACAGCAGCAGACATTCACTGCGCGCCGCCTCCAGCTGCCCTGCCGCCGCGGTTTCATCCATCAGCGTATGGGCAATTGGCAGCAGCCAGAACACATCGGCGGCCGCATAATCGCATTGACGCGTAGAAAGCGGACGCGCCAGCCAGTCGGTACGCGATTCGCTTTTATCCAGTACTTCTCCGGTAAAGTTTTCTACCATCGCCGCAAAGCCCATCGACAGCGGACGGCCGCTAAAGGCAGCGAGGATTTGCGTATCAATCAGCGGCGTGGGCAACACGCCAAAGCTGTGCAGAAACACTTCCAGATCTTCACTACCGGCATGCAGGAATTTGGTTATGCGGGTGTCGCTCAACAGCTCGATTAGTGGTTGCCACTGGGTGATAGTCAGCGGGTCGACCAGCGTAATCTGCTCGCCATCGTAAATTTGCAGCAGGCCGAGCTGCGGATAGTAGGTACGGGTGCGAACAAATTCGGTATCGAGCGCAATCGCGCGATGCTGGCGCGCAGCGTCGCAGCAGGTCTGTAGCGCCTCATTGGTGGTGATATAGGTGTAATTCAAATCCGTGCTCTCTTGCCAGCGGTTCGTTTGCGTTGCTGATGAAATAACAATAAAAACGCCGGGTTACCCGGCGTTTTCTTTTCTATCTTAACATACTCGCGACGATCAGGCGGCAGGCGCTTTGTTTATCTCATCTCGCAGCTCGCGGCGGAGGATTTTACCCACATTGGTTTTAGGCAGTTCGGTACGAAACTCAACGATTTTCGGCACTTTATAGCCGGTCAAATGACGACGGCAGTGGGCAATTAGCTCATCTTTGGTCAGCGAATCATCCTTTTTAACGATACAGATTTTAACCGCCTCGCCAGAAAGATCGCTCGGCACGCCAATCGCCGCCGCCTCGCGTACTTTGGGATGCTGCATCACCACGTCTTCGATTTCGTTGGGATAGACATTGAACCCGGAAACCAGAATCATATCTTTTTTACGATCGACGATGCGTAAGAACCCTTCTTCATCAACGGTAACGATATCGCCGCTGTAGAGCCAGCCCTCTTTCAGCACCTCCTTGGTCGCCTCAGGACGCTGCCAGTAGCCCGTCATCACCTGCGGCCCTTTGATACAGAGCTCGCCCGGCTCGCCTGGCCGAACCTCCATGCCATTGTCATCCACCAGCTTAATTTCGGTAGAGGGAACCGGCAGGCCAATGCTGCCGTTATGACAGGTAATATCGTAGGGATTCACCGACACCAGCGGCGAACATTCGGTCAGCCCATAGCCTTCCAGCAGATAATGGCCGGTCAGCTTTTCCCAACGCTCCGCCACCGCCTTCTGCACTGACATCCCGCCGCCCGCCGACAGGCGCAACGTGGAGAAATCCAGCTGCTGGAAATTTTTATCATTCAGCAATGCATTAAACAGCGTATTGACCCCGGTGATAGCGGTAAAAGGATATTTGCCCAGCTCTTTGACAAAGCCGGGAATATCGCGCGGGTTGGTAATCAGCAAGTTTTGCCCACCCAGCTCAATAAACAGCAGGCAGTTCACCGTTAGCGCAAAGATGTGATACAGCGGCAATGCCGTTACCACCAGCTCTTTGCCATCGCGCAGCAGCGAGCCATAGGTGGCTTTGGTTTGTTCGAGATTTGCCTGCATATTGCGGTGGGTGAGCATCGCCCCTTTGGCGATGCCGGTGGTGCCACCGGTATACTGCAAGAAAGCCAGGTCATCATTCTGGATTTCCGGGCGGAAATAGTCGAGCTGAGCGCCCTGCAGCAGTACGCTGCGAAAAGAGACCGCATCCGGCAGGTTATATTTCGGCACCAGCCGCTTTATATATTTCACCACGAAGTTGACCAACGTGGCTTTGGCGGGTGAGAGCTGATCGCCGAGACGCGTCAGAATAACGTGCTTCACCGACGTTTTAGCCACCACTTTTTCCAGCGTATGCGCAAAGTTAGAGACAATCACAATCGCTTTGGCGCCGCTGTCATTCAGCTGATGCTCCAGCTCTCGCGGAGTATAGAGCGGGTTGACATTTACCACCACCATCCCGGCGCGCAGAATGCCGAACAGCGCAATCGGATACTGCAACAGGTTCGGCATCATGACGGCCACGCGGTCGCCTTTGCTTAATCCCAGCGACTGCTGCAGATAAGCGGCGAAGGCCCGACTACGCTGCTCCAGCTTACGAAAGCTCATCGCCTGACCCATATTAATAAATGCCGGACGATCGACATAACGCTGAGCCGCCTGTTCAAACAGATCGATAAGCGACGTATAACGATCGGCATTGATTTCAGCCGGGACATCGGCGGGATAACGGTTCAGCCAGACCTTATTCAAGGATTCACCTCGGAAATCATATTTATTCGCCATCGCAGCCTCAGCCCGCCTTTATTAACAATATTTTAACTCATTGTACCAGTATGCCTAACACCCGGCTTTCAGGCTGCGAAGCCCATCACTAAATTCTATGACTTTTAACAATAAAATGGCCCGGTCACATCCCCTGCGACCGGGCCGCTAATCACGTCTACCGCTGCCTTTATTCTGTCAGGATAGTTTGCACCTGTACCGGACCGGGATTGTAATAATTCCCCCACGGGCCGGGCCCCCAGTAACCGGGATGATGCCGTGTCGGCCCATACCAAATCCAGGGATCGATCGGCTGCATCGGCATCACGACCTGCTGCTGTACGCGCCAGCGTTGATAGCCGGCGACATCCACCACCACAAAGTTGTAGCTGGCCTTGCCGATCTCGCCTTTTTCGCTGCCCTTGATGGTGCCGACCACCGTAACCATTTGATTATTGACGTCAACCGGATCGACAAAGCCGTTGATATCAGCCCAGATCCGGCCAACCGAGGCCGCGCCCAGTCGGGGTCGCGCGGTGTCGTCCAGCGGCTGAGTGGCGATCTCCAGCCGCGTACGACCGTTAAGGTTAGTGACTTTTACTACCTTGCCGCCGAATCGCGCTTCCTGTCCGACATAGAGCTGAGGCGCGTTCATCACGCGCAGCAGATCCTGCTGCGGCATGGGCGAACGCCCCTTAACGGAATCCGGTACGGTTACGCAGCCGGTTAGCAGTAGCGTCGCTACCAGCAAGGCTGCCGCATGATTAAGATATTTACGCATAGCTTTCTCCAGAAACCTGCCTGTTTAGACTATTGCGTAATAAATAAGTTGCCGCCACTCTATTCGCGGCCCGGCAATTTTTTCCAGGCCACTTCATTACGTAAATAGGCCGGCTCTGCCTGCTCTGGCGGCAACGCCGCGCCCTGCTGCCACAGCTGCTGCGCCAGCGGCAACATCGCCTCTGCTGCGGGCAGCGTGATCTCGCTGGCCTGCAGCGTCAGCGGACTTTCCGCTATCAGATGCGGCCAGGCCGCCCAGCCGGTGCCGACCGTCATCCACTCGCCGGAGAGCTGCTGCATGCGCGCCAGCGCCGCGTCCGGCTTCAGCACCGCTTCACTTGCTTCACCCTGCCACTGGCCATCATCGGCACGCTGATATTCCGCCCAGTAGACCTCTCCCATGCGCGCATCGATTGCCGCCAGCACGCGACGGGCGCCGTGACGCTGCCAGGCAGCTTCCGCCATGGTCATCAGCGTGGAAACGCCAAGCAGCGGCAGGCCGGCGCCAAACGCCAGCCCCTGGGCGATGCCGATGCCGATGCGTACACCGGTAAAACTGCCCGGCCCACGGCCGAAGGCCAGCGCATCCAGCTGCGATAAGGCCAGCTGATGGCGCGTCAGCATCTCTTCTACCATTGGCAGAATACGCTGCGTATGCTCGCGCGCGCAGAGTTCAAAATGGGCGTCAACGACACCGTCCAGCAACAGCGCTACCGAACAGGCTTCAGTAGCAGTATCAAGAGCTAAAATTCGCGCGGACATAACAACCTCAGGCGAGAAATTTTTTTCGGCGCGCATCTTAGCACAGCCGCCGGGGAATTACTTCTCATCGGGACGATGCAGGAAGCTGACCGCCTGCTGCAGATCGCGGGTACGCGGCGTAGGCGGCAGGCTGTTAAGGAATACCGCGCCATAAGGCCGCATCACCAGGCGATTATCGCAAATCACCAGCACGCCGCGGTCATCCACATCACGGATTAAACGGCCCACGCCCTGCTTCAGGGTAATGACCGCATCGGGCAGTTGCACCTCATCGAAAGGATCGCCCCCGCGCAGCCGGCAATCTTCCATGCGCGCCTTAAGCAACGGGTCGTCCGGCGAGGTAAACGGCAGCTTATCGATAATGACCAGCGACAGCGCATCACCGGGCACATCCACCCCTTCCCAGAAGCTACTGGTGGCGACCAGCAGCGCATTGCCCGCCTCGATAAACTGTTTTAGCAGCTGCGCTTTGCCGGTTTCACCCTGCAGCAGCACCGGTAGCGTCAGGCTGGCGCGAAACTCCTCCGCCAGCGCACGCATCATCTGGTGCGAGGTACACAGAAAGAAGCAGCGGCCGTTATTCGCCTCGATCAGCGGCAGCAAACGGCGCGCCAGCTGTTTCGCCCCGCCCGGCTGATTTGGCGACGGCAGATCGCGCGGCACGCAAAGCAGCGCCTGACGCGCATAGTCAAACGGACTGTTCAGGATCATGCTCTGCGCCTGATGTACGCCAAGCCGATCCATAAAGTGGGTCATCTGTTCATTGACCGCCAGCGTCGCGGAGGTAAAAATCCACGCTGCCGGCCGTTCGCTAATCACCTCGCGAAAGCGTTCGGCAACGGAAAGCGGCGTCAACGCCAGCACAAAGTGTCTTGAGGTGCATTCGTACCAGTAGCTGAAGCCCGGCTCGCTGATATTCTTCAGCCGCTTTAGTCGGTTACGATACTGCGACGCGCGTTCGAAGGCGGCATCCAGCAGCGCCGAGCGCCCAAGCGACATTTTCGCTACGTCATAGCACAGCTCCAGCGCATCATCCAACAATGTCAGGGCACGCTGAACATCACGGTCGTTAAGGATTTCGCGCAGGTTGCCGCGAAAACCAGGGTCGCCCAGCGCCAGACGAAAATCCTGCGTGCTTTGCGCCAGCCGGTCGGCTGCTTTTTGCAGCTGCTGGACGTCGCGTACTTCGGTGCGATAGGCAATGGTGATATCTTTCGCCAGATCCAGCAACTGACGGCTGGAAAGCTGCTGACCAAAATATTGGCTGGCGATATCGGGCACCTGATGCGCCTCATCGAAGATCATCACGTCCGCTTCGGGGATCAGTTCAGCGAATCCACTCTCTTTTACCACCATATCGGCCAGGAACAGGTGATGGTTCACCACCACCACGTCGGCATCCATCGCACGGCGACGCGCCTTTACCACAAAGCACTCTTTATACAGCGGGCAGTCGTTGCCGAGGCAGTTATCATTGGTGCTGGTGACTAGCGGCCAGATCGTGCTGTCTTCCGCTACGCCGCTACAGCTGCTGATATCGCCATCCGAAGTTTCGCTGGCCCAGCGGCGCAGCCAGACCAGATCGCTGAGCGTTTGTACGGTCAGCTCACCGCCGGTCATGCTCTGCTGCTCCAGACGTTCGAGGCAGAGATAGTTGGAACGCCCTTTTAGTAGCGCCGTTTTGCCTTTATAGGCCAGCGCTTTCGTCACTTTGGGCAGGTCGCGGCTGTAAAGTTGATCCTGTAACGCTTTTGATCCGGTGGAGATAATCGCTTTTTTGCCGGCACGTAATACCGGCACCAGGTAGGCGTAGGTTTTTCCCGTGCCGGTCCCGGCCTCTACCACCAGCTCGCCACGTTGTTCAATGGCCTGCGTGACCGCCACGGCCATCAGCTGCTGCGCCTCACGCGGGCGGAAACCCGGTATTGCCTGCGCTAAAGCGCCATCGGCTGCAAAATCGTCTGCCACATATCCTCACTGGTTGTGTTAAAACGGCCTGATTATACCTTAAATAGTTTGAGCGGCAGGAGATAACGCGCCGGCCATCATCTTAATGACAGCGCAGGCGTAACTGTGCCAGGCTAACGGCGAAAAAATGGAATAAGGAATAAGCTATGTCAGTTACCCGTATCGATCCTGAACATCGTATGTCAGAAGCCGTAGTACACAACGATACCGTTTATTACACCAGCGTGCCGGAAAACCTGGATGAGGACGCTGAAGCGCAAACGGCAAATGCGCTGGCCGTTATCGACCAGCTGCTGACGCGTGTCGGTTCGGATAAAAGCCGCATCTTGGACGCCACGATTTTTCTGGTTGATAAAGCGGATTTTGCCGCGATGAACCGGGCGTGGGATGCCTGGGTTTCACCAGGCAATGCCCCGGTGCGCTGCACTGTTCAAGCCGGTTTGATGAACCCAAAATATAAAGTAGAAATTAAAATTATCGCTGCGCTCAACCCCGCCTGATCAGGCTTCGTCTTCGTCATCCTCTTCGAAGAGCGCCGCAACATGTCCGCCAGTATGCGTCTGGCGGATTTCCTGGGCCACCCGGGTAATCGCTTCTCCACTGCTCATCCCTTCGGCCATCAGCTGATGAATACGCTCCACCGCCTGTTGTTGCTGTTCATGGCTTAACGCCGGTAAACCTGTAGACATAATGGCTCCTGTTAATAGTTGAACGATCATAACCTGCCTGAACGGTATGTTCGAAGCGGGTCAGCCATCTGGCTGGTTTACGATAAACAAACAGATGCCAGCAACGGAAAAATATGCCAGGCTTGCCGTTTGATTACCACCCATGCTGCTAAAAGTGATGCCCGTAGTCTACCACGCTTTACCCTATACGCCTGATGCGCTTTCTGAACTCTTTGGTCGCGTAGCACATTTGCCCTGGGCGATGCTGCTCAGCTCCGGCACTGCCGATCATCCCGATAGCCGCTTCGATATGATGGTGGCCGATCCGGTTGCGACGCTGGAAACACATGGCGCCGTCACCCGCATCATTAAAGGTGACAGTGTCACTGAATCTACCGCAGATCCGTTGCGTTTACTGGAGACCGAACAGGCCAGCCTGCTCTCTAAGGTAGCGCCGCGAGACGATCTACCGTTTCAGGGCGGCGCGCTTGGCCTGTTTGGCTACGATTTAGGCCGCCGGTTTGAGCGCCTGCCGCAACAGGCCGTGGCGGATATCGCCACACCGGATATGGCGACAGGCATTTATGACTGGGTGCTGATTGCCGATCATCAGCAACAGACGCTGACGCTGGTCGATCATCAGCCGGACGGCGCGCGGCTACGCTGGCTGGAGGCGCTGCCGACGCCGCCCGAAACCGCGCCTTTTCGCCTGACGCGCCGCTGGCAATCCAATATGACGCCGGAGAGCTACCGCGCACGCTTCGATCGTATTCAGGCCTGGCTGCAGGCTGGCGATTGCTATCAGGTTAATCTGGCGCAGCGTTTTCAGGCGGGCTACGAAGGCGATGAATGGCAGGCGTTCCGGCGGCTGAATGAGAGTAACCGCGCCCCGTTCAGCGCTTTTTTACGTTTGCCGGAGAGCGTGATTCTGAGCCTGTCGCCAGAGCGTTTTCTTTCGCTAAAGCATGATGTGATTGAAACCCGGCCGATTAAGGGCACGCTGCCGCGTCTGGCGGATGAACAGGCCGATCGGCTGCAGGCGCAAAAACTGGCGCAGTCGGAAAAAGATCGCGCCGAAAACTTAATGATTGTCGATCTGCTGCGCAATGATATTGGCCGCGTCGCGGTGCCGGGCAGCGTGCGGGTGCCGGAGCTGTTTGTAGTTGAGCCTTTTCCTGCCGTTCATCATCTGGTCAGTACCATTCATGCTCGTCTGAAGCCGGAGCTGAGCGCCGGCGATCTGCTGCGCGCCTGTTTCCCGGGCGGATCGATTACCGGCGCGCCCAAGGTGCGGGCGATGGAGATCATTGAAGCGCTGGAGCCGCAGCGCCGTAACGCCTGGTGCGGCAGTATCGGCTATTTAAGCTGCTGCGGCGGCATGGACAGCAGCATTACCATTCGCACCTTGATTGCGGAACGCGGTCAACTTTACTGTGCGGCAGGCGGCGGGATCGTTGCCGACAGCGAAGCTGAACTGGAGTACCAGGAAACGCTGCATAAGCTGGGCCGTATTTTACCTTTGCTGGAGGATAGCGCACCCGATGACTGCACCGCTGACGCTTAATAGTTTTCTGACGCGCTTTCAGCTTCAGTCTCCCCCGCCGTCGCCGGAGCTGGCGCCCGCCCGCCGTCAGGCGGCGGTGCTGGTGCCGATTGTTGCGCGCGAAGAGCCGGGGCTGCTGCTCACGCGACGCGCGCCCTGGCTACGTAAGCATGCGGGTCAGGTGGCGTTTCCCGGCGGCATGCGCGATGCCAGCGATCCTTCGCTGACGTTTACTGCCTTACGCGAGGCGCGCGAGGAGATCGCCTTGCAGACGCAGAATGTGCGCCTTATCGGTACGCTGCCGACGGTCGGCAGCAGTAGCGGTTTTCAGGTGACGCCGGTGGTGGGAATTATTCCGCCCGATTTACCGCTACAGCCCAGCGCCGACGAAGTGGATGCTATTTTTGAGATGCCGTTACAGGAGGCCTTGCGCCTTTCGCGCTATACGCCGTTGGATATTCATCGTGAAGGCGTTGCTCATCAGGTCTGGCTTTCCTGGTATCAGGACTATTTCGTCTGGGGTATGACGGCGGGCATTATCCGCCAGCTTAGCCTGCAGGTTATGCCGGAATTGTTAACCGATTAATCAAATAAATATTGGGTAAAAAGTATTCTTTCCGTGATTTTTCACTAAATTTTCCTCAGTAAGCGATCCGAATCACTTCCTTCCTACTAAAAACTCGTTATATTTAGCGCGCTCTCACCAGGAAGTTTCTGAGGCGTTGCGCATGATATTGGTTCAGGAAACAGGCCTGCGCGGCGGGTGCTTATGGCGCCTGTGCCGAATAAGATTTTTTAGCCAAATTAATGAATTTATTTCATGCGAAAAGATGAATTTTCAACCACCAGGATCATTACTATACGCTGAATATTTCGCGTTACAGGCAGTTAGCGACCCCATGAACCGCACACTGAGTTCAGGCGCCTGCAATCTGAAGTATGACGGGTATATATGCAGAGTATTGTTTGCTGCAAAATTAATAATTAAGGAGCGTGTAGCGTGATTAGCGTTTTCGACATGTTTAAGATCGGCATTGGCCCGTCCAGTTCCCATACGCTGGGTCCGATGAAAGCCGGCAAACAATTTGTCGATGATTTGAGCCGCGATAACCGGCTGTTGGACGTTACGCGCATCGCCGTGGAGGTATACGGCTCGCTCTCGCTCACCGGCAAAGGCCACCATACCGATATCGCCATTATTATGGGCCTTTCCGGCGCTTCGCCTGAAAGCGTAGATATTGATGCCATTCCCGCTTTTATCCGTGATGTTGAACAGCGCGAGCGCCTGCTGCTGGCCAACGGTCAGCATGAGGTGGATTTTCCTCGCGAAGGCGGCATGAATTTCCGCAGTGAAAACCTTTCTCGTCATGAGAATGCTATGCGTATCCATGCATTCGCGGGCGAAACCTGTATCTACAGCAAAACCTATTATTCTATCGGCGGCGGTTTTATCGTTGATGATGAGCACTTTGGCGAGCCGGTGCTGGATGAGGTTTCGGTGCCTTATCCATTTAATTCGGCAAAAGAGCTGTTGGCGCACTGTCGTGAAACCGGCCTTTCTGTTTCCGGCCTGGTGATGAAAAACGAGCTGGCACTGCACAGCCGTCAGGAGATTGAGAGCTATTTTGCCGCCGTCTGGCAGACTATGCGCGACTGTATCGATCGCGGGCTGAATACCGAAGGCGTGTTGCCTGGCCCGTTACGAGTACCGCGACGTGCCGCCGCGCTGCGCCGGATGCTGGTCTCTTCCGGCAAGCATTCTAACGATCCGATGGTGGTGATCGACTGGGTGAATATGTTCGCACTGGCGGTTAATGAAGAGAACGCCGCCGGCGGACGCGTGGTTACCGCGCCGACTAACGGCGCCTGCGGCATCGTGCCCGCCGTGCTGGCCTATTACGATCACTTTATCGAATCGGTTAGTCCCGATATTTTTATCCGCTATTTTCTGGCCTCGGGCGCCGTTGGCGTGCTGTATAAGATGAACGCCTCGATCTCTGGCGCGGAAGTGGGCTGTCAGGGCGAAGTGGGCGTAGCCTGTTCGATGGCAGCGGCCGGTTTGGCAGAGCTGCTGGGCGCCAGCCCGGAGCAGGTATGCGTTGCCGCGGAGATCGGTATGGAGCATAACCTGGGT
This Mixta hanseatica DNA region includes the following protein-coding sequences:
- a CDS encoding L-serine ammonia-lyase; protein product: MISVFDMFKIGIGPSSSHTLGPMKAGKQFVDDLSRDNRLLDVTRIAVEVYGSLSLTGKGHHTDIAIIMGLSGASPESVDIDAIPAFIRDVEQRERLLLANGQHEVDFPREGGMNFRSENLSRHENAMRIHAFAGETCIYSKTYYSIGGGFIVDDEHFGEPVLDEVSVPYPFNSAKELLAHCRETGLSVSGLVMKNELALHSRQEIESYFAAVWQTMRDCIDRGLNTEGVLPGPLRVPRRAAALRRMLVSSGKHSNDPMVVIDWVNMFALAVNEENAAGGRVVTAPTNGACGIVPAVLAYYDHFIESVSPDIFIRYFLASGAVGVLYKMNASISGAEVGCQGEVGVACSMAAAGLAELLGASPEQVCVAAEIGMEHNLGLTCDPVAGQVQVPCIERNAIASVKAINSARMALRRTSEPRVSLDKVIETMYETGKDMNAKYRETSRGGLAIKVQCD